One genomic segment of Salvelinus sp. IW2-2015 unplaced genomic scaffold, ASM291031v2 Un_scaffold2343, whole genome shotgun sequence includes these proteins:
- the LOC112073714 gene encoding pulmonary surfactant-associated protein B, with translation MKTSLVLLALGLLACSVHGQEEVDTDNDHKEVEHLNTTKPSTDLRKDFDDDLEWQELSWSPLCGLCKELLTLVKKALSSHPTKEEIKLALLVACDALGPASPVCMSMVNMWXDVLIDELLKHIKVRPICVKIHACKPKNVLDWRNRQNMEKQSDNLTDASTLTQQPFKMPTCWVCKTLQTIVKKVITSCPSSRDDIKLELXMACDELGPLSPVCKDMAETSFEVLLKEFTCSHHKNNLN, from the exons ATGAAGACATCTCTGGTCCTCCTTGCCCTCGGTCTGCTGGCTTGTTCAG TCCATGGGCAAGAAGAGGTTGACACTGATAATGACCACAAGGAAGTAGAACATCTGAATACCACCAAGCCATCTACAGATTTGCGAAAGGACTTTGATGACGACCTTgag TGGCAAGAGCTATCATGGAGTCCATTATGCGGGCTGTGTAAGGAACTGCTGACCTTAGTGAAGAAGGCTCTCTCCAGTCACCCTACAAAG GAGGAGATAAAGCTGGCACTATTGGTCGCYTGCGATGCACTGGGACCCGCTAGCCCCGTGTGTATGTCTATGGTCAATATGTGGWTGGATGTGTTGATTGACGAGCTTCTCAAACACATTAAAGTGAGGCCCATCTGCGTTAAGATWCACGCCTGCAA ACCAAAGAACGTTTTGGATTGGAGAAACCGCCAGAATATGGAAAAACAGTCGGATAACTTAACAGATGCCAGCACGTTAACA caacaacCTTTCAAGATGCCAACATGCTGGGTGTGTAAGACCCTGCAGACCATCGTGAAGAAAGTGATCACCAGTTGTCCCTCCAGCAGG GACGACATAAAGCTGGAACTAAKAATGGCATGCGATGAACTGGGCCCCCTTAGCCCGGTGTGTAAAGACATGGCGGAAACATCCTTTGAGGTGCTGCTTAAGGAGTTTACCTGCAGCCATCACAAGAACAACCTGAATTAA